A region from the Biomphalaria glabrata chromosome 14, xgBioGlab47.1, whole genome shotgun sequence genome encodes:
- the LOC106078100 gene encoding uncharacterized protein LOC106078100, with the protein MKEKRSLVYCFLCAVAYVTLVCYYFMAYLCVNITQTVVEETETVPFFIKMNVSFWGLKKGDNLSTNVQFSLKYTNSSACPLAEFLAVIDETFWKFGAEALCENDTDKIDILCLVYLRQLGISRQLERGACALDSKGLVPKIVYFVTLGAYTFHMWNYIAVVAAYRHVQPVALYIVGDRHPQGVWWERVRRDVPGLRFVFREKPSSIAGRPAKFVEHLSDLVRMQLLYMNGGIYLDLDMVVLRSLEPLLGFDLTAGLMSPVEIANAFLISRRRNAFLKDWYIGFQDYEAKWTFTMEKAYNLSRQNVCQVYIVPDLYRPFWNEMPLLLNSSFYFDWTRSYAIHIWTKNGKIPSTVDSIQTDNSTISQVFRFVLYGDSRPRHADPYHRNLTELKKLL; encoded by the exons atgaaagaaaaacGAAGTCTGGTTTACTGTTTTCTATGTGCAGTGGCTTACGTTACACTAGTATGTTATTATTTCATGGCTTACTTATGTGTCAACATTACACAAACAGTTGTAGAGGAGACAGAGACGGTACCCTTCTTCATAAAGATGAATGTTTCTTTCTGGGGATTAAAGAAGGGAGATAACTTATCCACCAATGTTCAATTCTCTCTAAAATATACGAATTCTAGTGCATGCCCTTTGGCGGAATTTCTGGCCGTAATCGATGAAACATTCTGGAAGTTTGGCGCGGAAGCTTTGTGTGAAAACGATACTGATAAAATAGACATCTTGTGTCTGGTATACCTACGTCAGCTAGGCATTAGCAGGCAGCTGGAGCGCGGAGCGTGCGCTCTGGACTCCAAAGGCTTAGTACCCAAGATCGTATACTTTGTTACCCTCGGAGCGTACACTTTTCACATGTGGAACTACATCGCGGTGGTAGCTGCCTATCGCCATGTTCAGCCTGTGGCGTTGTATATTGTTGGAGATAGGCACCCTCAGGGTGTATGGTGGGAGCGTGTCAGAAGAGACGTCCCAGGACTCAG ATTTGTCTTCAGGGAGAAACCTTCAAGTATAGCGGGGCGACCAGCaaagtttgtggaacacttgtCAGACCTTGTCAGAATGCAGCTGCTGTATATGAATGGTGGCATTTACCTTGATCTTGATATGGTGGTTTTGAGAAGTCTTGAACCTCTGTTAG gatTTGACTTAACCGCTGGACTAATGAGTCCTGTAGAAATTGCCAACGCTTTTCTTATCAGCAGAAGGAGAAACGCATTTCTTAAAGACTGGTACATAGGTTTTCAAGACTACGAAGCCAAATGGACCTTTACCATGGAA AAAGCGTACAACCTGTCCAGACAGAACGTTTGCCAGGTTTATATCGTGCCAGACTTGTACCGCCCGTTCTGGAATGAGATGCCATTACTTCTGAACTCTAGTTTTTACTTCGACTGGACTAGAAGCTACGCCATACACATCTGGACAAAGAATGGGAAAATTCCCAGCACTGTGGACTCGATACAAACAGACAATTCCACCATAAGCCAAGTTTTCCGATTCGTACTTTACGGTGACTCCAGGCCACGGCACGCTGACCCGTATCATCGTAATTTAACTGAGCTAAAAAAGCTGCTTTAA